A single window of Rubripirellula lacrimiformis DNA harbors:
- a CDS encoding reverse transcriptase domain-containing protein, producing MSPFFDLNKTAAVGIDEVTWHDYELELEERIVDLQGRIHRGSYRAKPSKRIYIPKPDGRQRPIGIASLEDKIVQKSAGWILQCIYEQGFLGFSYGFRPGKSQHKTLDALSVASTSKNVSWVLDADGEGSFDHSS from the coding sequence ATGTCGCCCTTCTTCGACTTGAACAAGACCGCTGCGGTGGGCATCGACGAAGTGACGTGGCACGACTACGAACTGGAGCTTGAAGAACGTATCGTCGATCTTCAGGGTCGTATTCATCGGGGAAGCTACCGAGCAAAACCATCAAAGAGAATCTACATTCCCAAACCTGACGGGCGGCAACGTCCGATTGGTATCGCCTCGCTGGAGGACAAGATTGTCCAGAAATCGGCCGGTTGGATTTTGCAGTGTATTTACGAGCAGGGCTTTCTCGGATTCAGCTATGGCTTCCGGCCCGGCAAGAGCCAGCACAAAACGCTTGATGCGCTGAGTGTTGCCTCGACGAGCAAGAATGTGAGTTGGGTACTGGACGCCGATGGGGAGGGCTCCTTCGATCACTCATCTTGA
- a CDS encoding PEP-CTERM sorting domain-containing protein (PEP-CTERM proteins occur, often in large numbers, in the proteomes of bacteria that also encode an exosortase, a predicted intramembrane cysteine proteinase. The presence of a PEP-CTERM domain at a protein's C-terminus predicts cleavage within the sorting domain, followed by covalent anchoring to some some component of the (usually Gram-negative) cell surface. Many PEP-CTERM proteins exhibit an unusual sequence composition that includes large numbers of potential glycosylation sites. Expression of one such protein has been shown restore the ability of a bacterium to form floc, a type of biofilm.), whose amino-acid sequence MNYSSGGGGFTIAPTNVDPSITGDALTAERGLRSLGLTNSYGFGDWDPTSNSFDDAVAVFDFWTWGFSVNSGENVVNLEGMDIRLVRNFSGPDAFEIQASVNGGAALALFSHDFGGEPNPVNFFGIDLGGLGTLTPGDRVDFTLAAFNSTSTSGNFGLVNFNNGSPGLVVNGSVTAVPEPSMIAVLSLLSTGGLIVRRYRKKV is encoded by the coding sequence ATGAACTATTCATCCGGGGGCGGCGGATTCACGATCGCTCCGACCAATGTGGATCCGTCGATCACGGGCGATGCACTGACCGCCGAGCGTGGCTTGAGGAGTCTGGGCCTGACCAATTCTTACGGTTTTGGGGACTGGGATCCGACGTCCAATTCGTTTGATGATGCCGTAGCCGTGTTTGATTTTTGGACCTGGGGGTTCTCGGTCAATTCAGGCGAAAACGTCGTGAATTTGGAAGGGATGGACATTCGATTGGTGCGTAACTTCAGCGGGCCCGACGCCTTCGAAATTCAAGCCTCGGTCAATGGTGGTGCCGCGCTTGCGCTCTTCTCGCATGACTTCGGTGGTGAACCGAATCCCGTCAACTTCTTCGGCATCGATCTTGGCGGGTTGGGCACGCTGACACCGGGTGACCGAGTCGACTTCACGCTGGCCGCTTTCAACTCAACGTCGACCTCCGGCAATTTCGGTCTCGTCAACTTCAATAACGGATCGCCGGGACTCGTTGTCAACGGTTCCGTAACGGCGGTTCCGGAACCGTCCATGATTGCGGTGCTGAGTTTGCTGAGCACCGGTGGATTGATCGTGCGACGATATCGCAAGAAGGTTTGA
- a CDS encoding transposase, giving the protein MRTPVAGPFWEFRDTLWGGNVQVHTANGMRRFVDKTDAHAHAIAQHVDYRLDAGYTIPSVMDELSSKNRRFVGRLKTNKKLDTLAAQHIARSPGRPPAGGYEYTVELGSYQVDSWAHAQRLILVVVDQPDSKTGQLNLMPRWFFLVTNWSEDSRSADELLAQVRRVPKKPCKHQSAIADC; this is encoded by the coding sequence GTGCGAACGCCCGTCGCTGGTCCCTTTTGGGAGTTCCGTGACACTCTATGGGGTGGCAATGTGCAAGTTCACACCGCCAATGGCATGAGACGCTTTGTCGACAAGACCGATGCCCACGCGCACGCGATTGCCCAGCACGTTGACTATCGACTCGATGCGGGCTACACGATCCCCAGCGTGATGGATGAACTGAGCTCGAAAAACAGGCGTTTTGTCGGACGGCTGAAGACGAACAAGAAACTCGACACGCTGGCAGCCCAACACATCGCCCGTTCGCCGGGGCGACCACCGGCGGGCGGCTACGAGTACACCGTTGAGCTTGGTTCCTACCAGGTCGACTCTTGGGCGCACGCCCAACGCTTGATCCTCGTTGTGGTCGATCAGCCCGATTCCAAGACGGGGCAGTTGAACTTGATGCCGCGTTGGTTCTTCTTGGTGACGAACTGGTCGGAGGATTCTCGTAGTGCCGATGAACTGCTGGCACAGGTGCGACGCGTCCCGAAGAAACCTTGCAAGCACCAATCCGCGATCGCCGATTGTTGA
- a CDS encoding TlpA family protein disulfide reductase produces the protein MIVTSELSLRFLHAAICLTLLKCADATTSIRLKSSGTNVKLNADASRLRSVSTWLLLLASIFVCTVAVLAFLLGFPYLRPPMDPVTQQQWTASERELEAMVGQSTPAFVGGQWVGGTEPVVSGKPRLLFFWATWCSVCDPYLIDLQNLVGEDVVIIGMHPAGTEGPEVVEAIHRMNLSYPTFLSTDERGPTAPIAGFPVTFFPYSILVDSDGKVVSHGPGLGETKEKLLMMSQRSLESK, from the coding sequence ATGATTGTGACGTCGGAACTTTCACTGCGTTTTCTCCATGCGGCGATCTGCTTGACGCTGTTGAAATGCGCAGACGCAACGACGTCCATCCGACTGAAATCCTCCGGCACTAACGTGAAGTTAAACGCTGACGCATCGCGTCTCCGATCAGTATCAACCTGGCTTCTGCTGCTTGCATCGATCTTCGTGTGCACCGTTGCTGTGCTCGCATTTCTGCTTGGGTTTCCTTACCTCCGACCGCCAATGGACCCGGTGACCCAGCAGCAATGGACGGCGTCAGAACGAGAACTGGAAGCAATGGTCGGCCAATCAACGCCAGCTTTCGTTGGGGGGCAATGGGTTGGCGGGACAGAACCCGTCGTTTCTGGCAAACCTCGTTTGCTATTCTTCTGGGCGACCTGGTGCTCGGTCTGTGATCCGTACCTTATCGATTTACAGAACTTGGTTGGCGAGGATGTCGTGATCATCGGGATGCACCCAGCCGGGACGGAGGGGCCGGAGGTTGTAGAGGCGATCCACCGTATGAATCTGAGTTACCCTACCTTCCTGTCGACCGACGAGAGAGGTCCTACTGCTCCCATCGCAGGTTTTCCGGTAACGTTTTTCCCGTACTCCATCCTCGTTGATTCTGATGGTAAGGTTGTTTCACACGGTCCAGGCCTTGGGGAAACCAAAGAAAAGCTTTTGATGATGTCCCAGAGGAGTCTTGAATCGAAATGA
- a CDS encoding bifunctional serine/threonine-protein kinase/formylglycine-generating enzyme family protein has protein sequence MRERTLFLTAKSIEDPTGRHEYLDRVCGSTGPLRQRIDSLLRSSAGVGNFLEKNDEDLEPGGTLDSPSLNSVTTDSPTAEMTGSTADLSFLAPSKVENSLGRLAHYEILELIGQGGFGMVFRASDPRLGREVAIKVLMPHFAVTSPPRKRFLREARACAAVRHPNVVHVYGVEDDPLPAIVMELIEGSTLQRELDNQGPLEIDEVLRIAIELADGLAAAHRSGLVHRDLKPSNVLLEHSALHRVILTDFGLARTVDDASLTQTGAVIGTPMYMAPEQATGKPVDARADLFSFGSVMYVMVTGRPPFRGPTSMAVMQRVAQAQPRPISELVPDCPPLLSRLIERLMAKSPGDRIQTAEHLKELLVATSHDRAAAPTDVMPDIMPVADPPPSVFDRHRWRRSIWAVIAFAPLIAIAVASVFWWNQSEQASAITNFPATEETNNLPSDGITELAPVHASVSDVWGALPRDAPSVAMAPFNTDAAVQHQQRWAEYFDVPVDFTDPRGIEFRLIPPGQFAMGSPQQEIEMASRNSSHTEVVVIDAPVRQVALTRPFYLAVTEMTQQQYESVMSQNPSRYSANGYRSDSVFDVDTDKWPVESMAFSEMQDCINRLNLRYGFTSWNGPERTWVEEVRPAIGYRLPTEAEWEFACRAGTETPYWTGDGSEVVAASENVLMFHGSPWDVENGKPNPFGLRNMHGNVREFVSDFCQPPAAASVSANASDGSNHAKEVIRVNPLSTKSKDRTYHLIRGGDYYYPPVRGRSGSSLSHAPDIEPGVIVGLRLAMSVETGRRLHARAKPNGLRVTSFREVHGVDRENLNRWVERLKGNHVPIAINLRHGDDTNLFDAVAVDRRRSVPSAEADWRFDAMADDDAAGKNYLRLNQTHGEVWRTIIPKFGKPPLKCEALSIWRTGRKDWGTYNLGPDDPNAKLAESCREAWMPISICHVRSEDKVSTHFMHIYLPGVGCHAYASLSLDEFKGKLKLFRARDWRPILMQANTGTEDFRIACTFRENSDAVAWEVSSDLSTAEFEAELLARKAADFYPASFVSHADDGIVKYIVLWRSMAAPIDAAVRF, from the coding sequence ATGCGAGAGCGAACCCTGTTCTTGACTGCTAAATCGATCGAGGATCCGACTGGCCGACACGAATACCTGGATCGTGTTTGCGGTAGCACCGGACCGCTGCGCCAGCGAATTGATTCGTTGCTTCGGTCCTCGGCAGGCGTGGGAAACTTCCTTGAAAAGAACGACGAAGACTTGGAACCTGGTGGCACGTTGGATTCGCCTAGCCTGAATTCAGTGACCACGGATTCGCCCACGGCTGAGATGACGGGCTCGACGGCCGACCTCAGTTTTCTGGCCCCCTCGAAAGTCGAAAACAGTCTCGGGCGGCTAGCACATTACGAAATTTTGGAACTGATCGGCCAGGGCGGTTTCGGGATGGTCTTTCGAGCTTCTGATCCGCGACTGGGACGCGAGGTCGCCATCAAGGTTTTGATGCCGCATTTTGCGGTCACGTCACCGCCGCGAAAACGGTTCCTTCGTGAAGCTCGTGCGTGCGCGGCGGTCCGCCACCCCAACGTGGTTCACGTTTACGGCGTGGAGGACGATCCGTTACCCGCGATTGTGATGGAGTTAATCGAAGGATCAACGCTGCAACGAGAACTCGACAATCAAGGACCACTGGAAATCGACGAAGTTCTGCGGATCGCGATCGAACTGGCTGATGGGTTGGCCGCCGCGCACCGAAGCGGATTGGTTCACCGTGACTTGAAGCCCAGCAACGTCCTGTTGGAACACTCGGCTTTGCACCGCGTCATCTTGACCGATTTCGGTTTGGCTCGGACAGTCGACGATGCCAGTTTGACACAGACGGGCGCGGTCATCGGAACACCCATGTACATGGCACCCGAGCAAGCGACTGGAAAGCCGGTCGATGCACGCGCTGATTTGTTCAGCTTTGGCAGCGTCATGTACGTGATGGTCACGGGCCGGCCTCCGTTTCGCGGACCGACATCGATGGCCGTGATGCAGCGGGTGGCTCAGGCTCAGCCGCGTCCGATCTCGGAACTGGTTCCCGACTGCCCGCCGTTGCTTAGTCGGCTGATCGAAAGGTTGATGGCGAAGTCGCCGGGCGACCGGATTCAAACAGCCGAGCACTTGAAAGAACTGTTGGTCGCGACTTCCCATGATCGGGCCGCCGCCCCGACTGATGTCATGCCCGATATCATGCCCGTCGCTGATCCGCCGCCAAGCGTTTTTGACCGTCACAGATGGCGCAGATCGATCTGGGCCGTGATCGCATTCGCCCCACTGATTGCGATCGCAGTGGCGTCAGTTTTTTGGTGGAACCAGAGTGAGCAAGCATCGGCGATCACAAACTTCCCGGCGACCGAAGAAACCAACAACTTGCCGTCAGACGGAATCACTGAGCTGGCTCCGGTGCATGCATCCGTGTCTGATGTTTGGGGGGCTCTTCCGCGTGATGCACCGTCGGTCGCGATGGCTCCGTTCAATACTGATGCGGCAGTGCAGCATCAGCAACGATGGGCTGAGTACTTTGACGTGCCCGTCGATTTCACTGATCCGCGAGGAATCGAGTTTCGGCTGATTCCACCGGGCCAGTTCGCGATGGGGAGTCCTCAGCAGGAAATTGAGATGGCGTCACGGAATTCGTCGCACACCGAAGTCGTCGTGATCGATGCGCCCGTTCGTCAGGTCGCACTGACGCGTCCGTTCTACCTTGCGGTGACCGAAATGACGCAGCAGCAATACGAATCGGTGATGTCGCAAAACCCCTCTCGCTATTCCGCCAACGGTTATCGATCGGATTCGGTGTTCGACGTCGATACCGATAAGTGGCCGGTCGAATCGATGGCATTTTCCGAAATGCAGGACTGCATCAATCGATTGAATCTGCGTTACGGTTTCACGTCCTGGAACGGTCCCGAACGAACCTGGGTCGAGGAAGTTCGCCCGGCCATCGGTTACCGACTGCCCACCGAAGCCGAATGGGAATTCGCGTGCCGCGCGGGAACCGAGACACCGTACTGGACCGGCGATGGCTCCGAAGTGGTTGCGGCCAGCGAGAACGTTCTGATGTTTCATGGAAGTCCCTGGGATGTCGAAAACGGTAAGCCGAATCCGTTTGGCCTACGAAATATGCACGGCAACGTCCGAGAGTTCGTTTCCGATTTTTGTCAGCCGCCCGCCGCCGCTTCTGTCTCTGCTAACGCGAGTGACGGATCCAACCATGCCAAAGAAGTGATCCGAGTCAATCCGTTGTCCACCAAAAGTAAGGACCGAACCTATCACCTGATCCGCGGAGGCGACTACTACTATCCGCCGGTGCGGGGGCGATCGGGTTCAAGCCTTTCTCATGCCCCGGATATCGAACCAGGTGTGATCGTGGGCCTCCGATTGGCGATGAGCGTCGAAACGGGAAGGCGATTGCATGCACGCGCCAAACCAAATGGCCTTCGGGTTACATCCTTTCGCGAAGTTCATGGCGTCGATCGAGAAAACCTAAATCGATGGGTTGAACGCCTCAAAGGCAACCATGTCCCAATCGCAATCAATCTGCGACACGGCGACGACACCAATCTGTTTGACGCGGTCGCGGTCGATCGTCGTCGAAGCGTTCCCAGCGCGGAAGCCGATTGGCGATTCGATGCGATGGCGGACGACGACGCGGCGGGCAAGAACTACCTACGGCTCAACCAGACCCACGGTGAAGTCTGGCGGACGATCATTCCAAAATTCGGAAAGCCGCCTTTGAAATGCGAGGCTTTATCAATTTGGCGGACGGGGCGAAAGGACTGGGGAACTTACAACCTGGGCCCGGACGATCCGAATGCCAAACTAGCAGAATCGTGCCGCGAAGCCTGGATGCCGATCTCAATTTGCCATGTGCGTTCCGAGGATAAGGTCAGCACCCACTTCATGCACATTTATTTGCCGGGGGTCGGTTGCCACGCCTACGCAAGCCTTTCTTTGGACGAGTTCAAAGGCAAACTAAAACTCTTTCGTGCACGTGATTGGCGGCCGATTCTGATGCAAGCCAACACGGGAACGGAAGATTTTCGCATTGCCTGCACGTTTCGCGAAAACAGCGATGCGGTCGCATGGGAAGTCTCGAGCGATCTTTCGACCGCCGAATTCGAAGCTGAACTCTTAGCGCGAAAAGCCGCTGACTTCTATCCCGCTTCGTTCGTCTCGCATGCCGACGACGGAATCGTCAAGTACATCGTGCTTTGGCGATCAATGGCGGCGCCCATTGATGCCGCCGTCCGTTTTTAA
- a CDS encoding sigma-70 family RNA polymerase sigma factor, with amino-acid sequence MIDSNVNTLLSRIASGDAQASSDLLPLVYTELRRMAKRHLRNERASHTLDPTGLVHEAYLRMVGSDSTQWVDSGHFFAIASTAMRRILIEHARSKNRFKRGGNLVRVPLDPETLAGLGGFESDRLVHPEYVMALDEGLNRLQQVDPTAVEVIHLRYFAGLSIEQTAEALGISSRTVCRSWSFARAWLHREMFGDACDDAPAA; translated from the coding sequence ATGATCGATTCAAATGTCAACACACTCTTGTCCAGGATTGCATCCGGCGATGCACAAGCGTCCAGTGATCTGTTGCCACTGGTGTACACCGAGCTTCGCCGAATGGCCAAGCGTCATTTACGCAACGAGAGAGCTTCGCACACGCTCGATCCGACGGGATTAGTGCACGAAGCTTACCTACGAATGGTCGGCTCTGATTCAACTCAGTGGGTCGACTCGGGGCACTTTTTTGCGATCGCGTCGACTGCGATGCGACGCATTCTGATTGAACACGCTCGATCCAAAAATCGTTTCAAACGCGGCGGCAACCTTGTCCGCGTTCCGTTGGATCCGGAAACGTTGGCGGGGCTGGGTGGATTTGAATCTGACCGTCTTGTGCATCCCGAGTATGTGATGGCGCTCGATGAAGGCCTAAATCGACTCCAGCAGGTTGATCCAACAGCGGTCGAAGTGATTCACTTGCGATATTTTGCCGGCCTATCGATCGAGCAAACGGCGGAAGCCTTGGGAATTTCTTCGCGTACGGTTTGCCGATCGTGGAGTTTCGCAAGGGCATGGTTGCACCGCGAAATGTTTGGTGATGCGTGCGACGACGCACCGGCGGCGTGA